In Rahnella variigena, one DNA window encodes the following:
- a CDS encoding PLP-dependent cysteine synthase family protein, translated as MRNSWVTHAIKEIDADFQRSADTHLIRLTLNDLPGISMYLKDESTHPSGSLKHRLARSLFLYGLCNGWIRENTPIIEASSGSTAISEAYFARLLGLPFIAVMPSCTAPRKIQQIEFYGGRCHFVENSSQIYAASEQLARKLNGHYMDQFTYAERATDWRGNNNIADSIFRQMSREPHPVPRYLVMSAGTGGTSATLGRYIRYQGHDTELVVVDPENSVFYDYYQQRDASVTAQCSSRIEGIGRPRAEPSFIPDVIDNMMQVPDAASVATVRWLEKVLGRKVGGSTGTNMWGALQLAKQMREKGETGSIVTLLCDSGERYLNTYFDDSWVTKNIGDISVYAAQLEGLN; from the coding sequence ATGCGTAATTCCTGGGTCACTCACGCCATTAAAGAAATCGACGCCGATTTTCAACGTTCAGCCGACACACACTTAATTCGTCTCACACTGAATGACTTACCCGGGATTTCCATGTACCTGAAGGATGAGAGCACCCACCCTTCCGGCAGCCTGAAACATCGCCTGGCACGCTCACTGTTTTTATATGGTCTGTGCAACGGCTGGATCCGCGAAAATACGCCCATCATTGAAGCTTCTTCGGGCAGCACCGCCATTTCCGAAGCCTACTTCGCCCGGCTGCTCGGTCTGCCTTTTATTGCCGTGATGCCTTCCTGTACGGCTCCGCGCAAGATTCAGCAAATTGAGTTTTACGGCGGCCGCTGTCATTTCGTCGAAAATTCCAGCCAGATTTATGCGGCTTCTGAGCAACTCGCCAGAAAACTGAACGGCCATTATATGGATCAGTTCACCTACGCGGAGCGCGCGACCGACTGGCGCGGGAACAACAATATTGCCGACAGTATTTTCCGCCAGATGTCCCGCGAACCGCATCCGGTGCCGCGCTATCTGGTGATGAGTGCCGGTACCGGCGGAACCTCTGCGACGCTCGGGCGTTATATCCGTTATCAGGGGCACGACACCGAACTGGTGGTGGTGGATCCTGAAAACTCGGTATTTTACGATTATTATCAGCAACGTGACGCCAGCGTCACCGCGCAATGCAGCAGTCGCATTGAGGGCATTGGCCGCCCGCGTGCCGAACCCTCATTTATCCCTGACGTCATCGACAACATGATGCAGGTGCCCGATGCCGCAAGCGTGGCGACCGTCCGCTGGTTAGAAAAGGTGCTGGGACGAAAAGTCGGTGGCTCAACGGGCACCAATATGTGGGGCGCTTTGCAGCTGGCAAAACAAATGCGTGAGAAAGGCGAAACAGGTTCGATCGTCACCCTGCTTTGCGACAGCGGCGAACGTTATCTGAATACCTATTTTGACGACAGCTGGGTGACGAAGAATATCGGGGATATTTCCGTTTACGCTGCACAACTGGAAGGACTTAACTAA
- a CDS encoding YbgC/FadM family acyl-CoA thioesterase: MHTFIKVRGFHIDVYQHVNNARYLEFLETARWEWLDNQSGFQWMSENKIAFIVVNININYRKPAVLGDVLRIDSSMQQLNGRSGVLEQVVTCEGEVVADATLTFVCIDLRTQKALPLEGELLERLRELELEND, encoded by the coding sequence ATGCATACCTTTATCAAAGTTCGCGGCTTTCATATCGACGTCTATCAGCACGTCAACAATGCGCGCTATCTGGAATTCCTCGAAACTGCCCGCTGGGAATGGCTCGATAATCAGTCGGGTTTCCAGTGGATGAGCGAAAATAAAATCGCGTTTATCGTGGTGAATATCAACATCAATTATCGCAAACCCGCAGTGCTTGGCGATGTGTTGCGCATTGACAGCAGCATGCAGCAATTAAACGGACGCAGCGGTGTGCTGGAACAGGTTGTGACCTGTGAGGGTGAAGTGGTTGCCGATGCGACGCTGACGTTCGTCTGTATCGACTTGCGTACGCAAAAGGCGTTGCCGCTGGAAGGTGAGTTGCTGGAGCGATTACGTGAACTGGAACTGGAAAACGACTGA
- a CDS encoding SmdB family multidrug efflux ABC transporter permease/ATP-binding protein, translated as MAEQKVSKIQKLWPTLKRLLGYGKPYSKPLSYAVLMLWIAAAAEVTGPILISFFIDHYVAKGEMPWGKVSLLALSFIFLQFLAASLHYFQALLFNRAAVGVVQRLRTDVMDAALRQPLSAFDTQPVGQLISRVTNDTEVIRDLYVTVVSTVLRSIALIGAMLVAMFSLDWRLASVAICIFPAVFVVMGLYQIYSTPVVRKVRAYLADINDGFNEVINGMNVIQQFRQQKRFGERLSRASQSHYMARMQTLRLEGFLLRPLLSLFSSLILCGLLILFGFSAEGSIGVGVLYAFINYLGRLNEPLIELTSQQSILQQAVVAGERIFDLMDRTQQQYGPDDKLLTSGEIDIRDVSFAYRPDKWVLENITLHVPSRGFVALVGHTGSGKSTLANLLMGYYPLNKGEIRVDGRNLADLSHSSLRKGIAMVQQDPVVLAESVFSNVTLGRDIDEAQVWHALDIVQLSPLVRGMPEGLNTRLGEQGNNLSVGQKQLLAMARVLVQAPEILILDEATANIDSGTEQAIQRALRAIRQQTTLVVIAHRLSTIVDADNILVLHRGQAVEQGNHLQLLAEKGRYYQMYQLQLAGQELASAEQGIPSTENA; from the coding sequence ATGGCTGAACAAAAAGTGAGTAAAATCCAGAAGCTCTGGCCTACGCTTAAACGTCTTCTGGGATATGGCAAACCTTACAGTAAGCCTCTGTCTTATGCGGTGCTGATGCTGTGGATTGCCGCCGCAGCGGAAGTCACCGGCCCGATCCTGATCAGTTTCTTTATTGATCACTATGTGGCGAAAGGTGAAATGCCCTGGGGGAAAGTCAGTTTGCTGGCGCTGAGTTTCATCTTCCTGCAATTTCTGGCAGCAAGCCTGCACTATTTTCAGGCACTTCTGTTTAACCGTGCTGCGGTTGGCGTGGTGCAGCGTTTGCGCACCGACGTCATGGATGCGGCATTGCGTCAGCCTTTGAGCGCCTTTGATACCCAGCCGGTCGGGCAGCTGATTTCGCGTGTGACCAATGATACTGAAGTGATCCGTGACCTTTATGTCACTGTTGTATCGACGGTTTTGCGCAGCATTGCGCTGATTGGCGCAATGCTGGTGGCGATGTTCAGCCTTGACTGGCGACTTGCCTCGGTGGCTATCTGCATCTTCCCGGCTGTGTTTGTGGTGATGGGGCTGTACCAGATTTACAGTACGCCGGTCGTTCGTAAAGTGCGTGCTTATCTGGCGGACATTAATGATGGCTTCAACGAAGTCATTAATGGCATGAACGTTATTCAGCAATTCCGTCAGCAAAAACGTTTTGGTGAACGACTGTCCCGCGCCAGTCAGTCACATTATATGGCCCGCATGCAGACGCTCAGGCTCGAAGGATTTTTGCTGCGGCCATTACTCAGCTTATTTTCATCCCTGATTTTGTGCGGCCTGTTAATCTTGTTCGGTTTCAGTGCCGAAGGCTCGATTGGCGTGGGGGTTTTGTATGCTTTCATCAACTACCTCGGGCGTCTCAACGAACCTCTGATTGAGCTGACGTCGCAGCAATCCATTCTCCAGCAGGCTGTAGTCGCAGGTGAACGTATCTTTGATTTGATGGACCGGACTCAGCAGCAGTACGGACCGGACGATAAGTTGCTGACCAGCGGCGAGATTGATATTCGCGACGTCAGTTTTGCCTACCGCCCGGACAAATGGGTGCTGGAGAATATTACCCTGCATGTCCCTTCACGTGGATTTGTGGCGCTGGTCGGGCACACAGGTAGTGGCAAAAGTACGCTGGCGAATCTCCTGATGGGCTATTATCCGCTGAATAAAGGTGAGATCCGCGTCGACGGGCGTAACCTTGCTGATCTCTCGCACTCCAGTCTGCGAAAGGGAATTGCTATGGTCCAGCAGGATCCGGTGGTGCTGGCGGAATCGGTATTCTCTAACGTGACTTTAGGTCGCGATATTGATGAAGCTCAGGTCTGGCACGCACTGGATATTGTGCAGCTTTCTCCGCTGGTACGGGGAATGCCGGAAGGGTTGAATACGCGTCTGGGCGAACAGGGTAATAATCTCTCTGTCGGACAGAAACAATTGCTGGCGATGGCGCGCGTTTTGGTGCAGGCACCAGAAATTCTGATCCTTGACGAGGCAACGGCCAATATCGACTCAGGAACCGAGCAGGCAATTCAGCGTGCTTTACGTGCCATTCGTCAGCAAACAACTCTGGTTGTAATTGCACACCGGCTGTCGACGATTGTGGATGCAGATAATATTTTGGTATTGCACCGCGGGCAAGCCGTTGAGCAGGGCAACCACTTACAGCTGCTGGCAGAAAAAGGCCGGTATTATCAGATGTATCAGTTGCAACTTGCCGGGCAAGAACTGGCGTCAGCTGAGCAGGGAATTCCTTCCACAGAAAACGCATAA
- a CDS encoding ComEA family DNA-binding protein — protein sequence MKKLGITSLSLALALGLSTLPVMLHAAPNATSPVATTTAAPVTAAGKVSGPQVKKEQAAVTDESTVSINTATAEEFAKVMNGVGMKKAQAIISYREELGQFTDVEQLREVPGIGAALFERNKDRLKL from the coding sequence ATGAAAAAATTAGGCATTACATCACTTTCGTTGGCTCTGGCACTGGGGCTTTCTACTCTGCCCGTTATGTTACACGCGGCACCCAATGCCACCAGCCCTGTGGCGACTACTACGGCAGCGCCGGTGACGGCTGCAGGTAAAGTCTCAGGCCCGCAAGTGAAAAAGGAGCAGGCTGCGGTTACAGATGAAAGTACTGTCAGCATCAACACTGCGACTGCAGAGGAATTTGCCAAGGTGATGAACGGGGTAGGGATGAAGAAGGCACAGGCCATCATCAGCTATCGCGAGGAACTTGGGCAGTTTACCGATGTGGAACAACTGCGCGAAGTACCGGGAATTGGTGCCGCATTATTTGAACGTAACAAGGACCGTCTGAAATTGTGA
- a CDS encoding Lrp/AsnC family transcriptional regulator, whose protein sequence is MVDKIDLKLLALLQKDCTLSLNELADAVNLTSTPCWKRIRRLEDDGIIRGKVALLDGDKLGLSLTAFVLIKTQHHNSEWYQRFVQQVEAFPEVLGFYRMAGEYDYLLQVQVSDMKSYDNFYKRLVNGIPGLNDVTSSFAMERIKSTTALPI, encoded by the coding sequence ATGGTAGATAAAATTGACCTCAAGCTTTTAGCCCTGCTGCAAAAAGATTGCACCCTTTCCCTGAACGAACTGGCGGATGCCGTTAATCTCACCTCCACACCCTGCTGGAAAAGAATCAGGCGCCTTGAAGATGACGGGATTATTCGCGGCAAAGTGGCGTTGCTGGATGGCGATAAGCTGGGGCTGAGTCTGACGGCATTTGTGCTGATCAAAACTCAGCATCACAACAGCGAATGGTATCAGCGCTTTGTACAACAGGTTGAAGCATTTCCGGAAGTACTGGGCTTCTACCGGATGGCCGGAGAATATGATTATTTATTGCAGGTGCAGGTTTCCGATATGAAAAGCTACGATAACTTTTACAAGCGACTTGTGAACGGCATTCCGGGACTGAACGATGTGACCTCAAGTTTTGCGATGGAGCGCATAAAATCGACCACCGCATTGCCCATTTAA
- the cof gene encoding HMP-PP phosphatase: MYRLAAFDMDGTLLLPDHTLGEKTLATLRQLAEKPVKLTFATGRHYLEMKDILANIGLDGFLITGNGTRIHDLAGHRLHASDLSEDCAHELLHTQWDTPASLHVFRDEGWFTSLDDPDLLIPHQFSGFRYQLQDLRLLPDSGNSKVCFCAPHETLLALVPQLKAHFGPRLDLCFSAADCLDVQPAGSNKGSALALLTAGLGIEMSECMAFGDAMNDKEMLEGVGMGLIMGNALPVLKEQSPHLQIIGHCRNQAVSHFLQHWLHTPHLTYSPE, encoded by the coding sequence ATGTACCGTTTAGCTGCATTTGATATGGATGGCACGCTGCTTTTACCCGATCACACCCTGGGCGAAAAAACACTGGCAACGCTGCGTCAGCTGGCTGAAAAACCGGTAAAACTGACGTTTGCGACCGGCCGTCATTATCTTGAAATGAAAGATATTCTGGCAAATATCGGGCTGGACGGTTTCCTGATCACCGGTAACGGCACGCGTATTCATGATTTAGCCGGCCACAGGTTGCACGCAAGCGATTTGTCCGAAGATTGTGCGCATGAGCTTCTGCACACGCAATGGGATACTCCGGCCAGTCTGCACGTGTTCCGCGATGAAGGCTGGTTTACGTCGCTCGATGATCCAGACTTACTGATCCCGCACCAGTTCAGCGGTTTCCGTTACCAGTTGCAGGATCTGCGTTTGTTGCCGGATTCCGGTAACAGTAAAGTGTGTTTCTGCGCGCCTCACGAAACCCTGCTGGCGCTGGTTCCTCAGCTGAAAGCGCACTTCGGACCGCGCTTAGATTTGTGTTTCTCAGCGGCAGATTGTCTGGATGTGCAGCCTGCGGGCAGCAATAAAGGCAGTGCCCTGGCACTTCTGACGGCAGGGCTGGGGATTGAAATGTCTGAATGCATGGCCTTTGGCGATGCCATGAACGACAAAGAAATGCTGGAAGGCGTCGGGATGGGGCTGATAATGGGCAACGCATTACCGGTGCTTAAAGAGCAATCTCCTCACTTACAAATCATCGGGCATTGCCGCAATCAGGCGGTGTCTCACTTTTTGCAACACTGGCTGCACACTCCACACCTCACCTATTCCCCCGAATAA
- a CDS encoding SgrR family transcriptional regulator — protein sequence MRLQNRLNQFQRLHLKTGSFPVQLTVAELADIFCCSERHTRTLLTHFQDAGWIEWKSQAGRGKRASLCCLRTPEDLRGTYLQELLINGEHSAALQLSQLDPTHLNALLAPHLGGQWQEDAPTLRIPYYRPLQPLDPLTLTGRAEQHLAHTIHAGLTRYIPGNSAPQPDLAHHWQVSNNGKTWQFFLRSQLFWHNGEPLKTPQLMARFQQLKNSSRGKHNLASVTRLSQPHALCLQFDLDKPDYWLAHRFADLNCLLSHPEDPHIGAGPFRLTTFSPELVRLEQHTLYTLQHPYLAAIEFWITPQLFAQKNNVSCQHPVRIILGEQEELARVKPVRRSTSLGFCYIAANLRRGVLNETQARKIVRLIQRSGMLNNLPIDHDLVKSSKEMLPGWPIPLHDDADVPLPEKLTLLFHPPVEFELVAQALKERLAKEGCRLEVGYHAGRLWEDDTLLRSADLLLGDRLIGESPEASLENWLQQDPLWPEILRDEDYACQQQRLEVIQQIPQENRRSDELRDHFFQWMKSGIVTPLFNYQYQVSAPPRISGVQLTAWGWFDFCQAWVPPPLQDENA from the coding sequence ATGCGCCTGCAAAACCGCCTTAATCAATTCCAGCGTCTGCATCTCAAAACCGGATCGTTTCCGGTTCAGCTTACTGTGGCAGAGCTGGCAGACATTTTTTGCTGTAGCGAACGCCATACGCGAACTTTACTTACTCATTTTCAGGATGCGGGCTGGATTGAATGGAAATCACAGGCTGGCCGCGGTAAACGCGCCTCGCTCTGCTGCCTGAGAACACCCGAAGATCTGCGCGGCACCTATTTACAGGAATTACTGATTAACGGTGAACATTCTGCGGCACTGCAATTAAGCCAGCTGGATCCCACACACCTCAATGCCCTGCTGGCACCGCATCTCGGCGGACAATGGCAGGAAGACGCCCCCACATTACGCATACCATATTACCGCCCTCTCCAGCCTTTGGATCCTCTGACCCTGACGGGGCGGGCGGAGCAGCATCTCGCCCATACCATTCATGCGGGGCTGACGCGTTATATTCCGGGAAACTCTGCGCCACAGCCTGATCTGGCACATCACTGGCAGGTCAGTAACAATGGCAAAACCTGGCAGTTTTTTCTGCGCAGTCAGTTGTTCTGGCATAACGGCGAGCCGCTTAAAACACCGCAACTGATGGCCCGGTTCCAGCAGCTAAAAAATTCGTCACGCGGCAAACACAATCTGGCGTCCGTCACCCGACTGTCGCAGCCTCACGCGCTATGTCTGCAATTTGATCTCGATAAACCCGATTACTGGCTGGCACATCGTTTTGCCGATCTCAATTGCCTGCTTTCGCACCCTGAAGATCCGCACATTGGTGCCGGACCTTTCCGCCTGACCACGTTTTCCCCTGAGCTGGTCCGGCTGGAGCAACACACGTTGTATACGCTGCAACATCCTTATCTGGCGGCGATTGAGTTTTGGATCACGCCACAACTGTTTGCTCAGAAAAACAATGTCAGCTGTCAGCATCCGGTCAGGATCATTCTTGGCGAGCAAGAAGAATTAGCGCGGGTAAAACCGGTAAGACGCAGCACCAGCCTTGGGTTTTGCTATATCGCCGCCAATCTCCGGCGCGGTGTGTTAAATGAAACGCAGGCGCGGAAAATCGTTCGTCTGATCCAGCGCAGCGGCATGTTAAATAATTTGCCTATCGATCATGACCTGGTGAAATCCAGCAAAGAAATGCTGCCGGGCTGGCCAATTCCTTTGCATGATGATGCGGATGTTCCGCTGCCGGAAAAACTGACGCTGCTATTTCATCCGCCCGTTGAATTTGAACTGGTGGCGCAGGCGCTGAAAGAACGGCTGGCGAAAGAAGGTTGTCGGCTTGAGGTCGGGTATCATGCCGGCAGGCTTTGGGAAGACGATACGTTGCTCCGCTCGGCCGATCTTCTGCTCGGGGACCGCCTGATTGGTGAATCGCCCGAAGCATCGCTTGAAAACTGGCTACAGCAAGACCCGCTCTGGCCGGAGATCCTGCGCGATGAAGATTATGCGTGTCAGCAACAGCGCCTGGAAGTGATTCAGCAAATCCCGCAGGAAAACCGTCGTTCGGATGAGCTTCGCGATCATTTCTTTCAATGGATGAAATCAGGCATCGTGACACCCTTGTTTAATTATCAATATCAGGTCAGTGCGCCACCGCGTATCAGCGGCGTTCAGCTTACGGCCTGGGGCTGGTTCGATTTTTGTCAGGCCTGGGTTCCGCCACCCCTGCAGGATGAAAATGCGTGA
- a CDS encoding SmdA family multidrug ABC transporter permease/ATP-binding protein — MRLFAQLGWYFRREWRRYLGAVALLIIIAVLQLLPPKLVGIIIDGVTSKQMSYNVLFAWLGLMLGTAIVVYLLRYVWRVLLFGASYKLAVELRQDFFRQLSRQHPAFYLRHRTGDLIARATNDVDRVVFAAGEGVLTLVDSLVMGLAVLIVMATQISWELTLLSLVPMPVMAIIIKRYGDQLHSRFKTAQAAFSSLNDQAQESLTSIRMIKAFGLENHQSSQFADVAADTGAKNLRVARVDARFDPTIYVSIGMANLLAIGGGSWMVVNGHLTLGELTSFVMYLGLMIWPMLALAWMFNIVERGSAAYSRIRSLLQEAPAVADGATPLPAGRAVLEAQINNFHYPEHQHAALTSVAFSLKPGQMLGLCGPTGSGKSTLLALLQRQFDVTEGDVRYHGLSLKEIRLDDWRARLAVVSQTPFLFSDTVAQNIALGRPDATQEDIEEAARLASVHDDILRLPQGYETEVGERGVMLSGGQKQRISIARALLLKAEILILDDALSAVDGRTEHQILQNLRQWGSDRTVIISAHRLSALTEASEILVFSHGSISQRGDHDELAAKPGWYRDMFRYQQLEAALDDVPEKEAE; from the coding sequence GTGAGACTGTTTGCACAATTAGGCTGGTACTTCCGTCGCGAATGGCGCCGGTATCTGGGTGCCGTTGCCTTGCTGATCATTATTGCTGTCCTGCAATTACTGCCGCCAAAACTGGTGGGCATAATCATTGATGGCGTAACGTCAAAACAAATGTCTTACAACGTGCTTTTCGCATGGCTGGGTCTGATGCTCGGCACAGCGATAGTCGTGTACCTGCTGCGCTATGTCTGGCGCGTACTGTTATTCGGTGCGTCCTATAAGCTGGCCGTCGAGTTACGCCAGGATTTCTTCCGCCAGCTCAGTCGTCAGCATCCGGCTTTTTATCTGCGTCATCGCACCGGCGATTTGATTGCCCGTGCCACCAACGACGTAGACCGCGTGGTGTTTGCCGCAGGCGAGGGCGTTTTGACACTGGTGGATTCACTGGTTATGGGACTTGCCGTGCTGATTGTCATGGCAACCCAGATCAGCTGGGAACTGACGCTGCTTTCGCTGGTGCCGATGCCGGTGATGGCGATCATCATCAAGCGTTACGGCGACCAGTTGCACTCCCGCTTTAAAACCGCACAGGCAGCATTTTCCTCTCTTAACGATCAGGCGCAGGAAAGCCTGACCAGCATCCGCATGATCAAAGCTTTTGGTTTGGAAAATCATCAGTCATCACAATTTGCCGATGTTGCCGCGGATACCGGTGCTAAAAACCTGCGCGTAGCCCGGGTCGATGCACGTTTTGATCCGACGATTTACGTCTCCATCGGCATGGCAAATCTTCTGGCCATTGGCGGCGGCAGCTGGATGGTGGTCAACGGGCATTTGACACTCGGTGAACTGACCAGTTTTGTGATGTATCTGGGGCTGATGATCTGGCCGATGCTGGCGCTGGCGTGGATGTTCAATATCGTAGAGCGTGGCAGTGCCGCCTACAGCCGTATCCGCAGCCTGTTACAGGAAGCGCCAGCGGTGGCCGATGGCGCAACGCCTTTACCGGCGGGGCGCGCAGTGCTTGAAGCGCAGATCAACAATTTCCATTATCCCGAACACCAACACGCTGCCTTAACGTCCGTGGCATTTTCCCTGAAACCGGGGCAAATGCTCGGTTTATGTGGCCCGACGGGTTCTGGAAAAAGTACCTTGCTGGCATTGCTTCAGCGCCAGTTCGATGTGACTGAAGGCGATGTGCGTTACCACGGTCTGTCACTCAAAGAGATCCGGCTCGATGACTGGCGCGCGCGGCTTGCGGTAGTCAGCCAGACGCCTTTCCTGTTTTCAGACACCGTCGCGCAGAACATTGCGCTCGGCCGGCCGGATGCCACGCAGGAAGACATTGAGGAAGCGGCACGGCTTGCCAGCGTTCACGATGACATTCTGCGTTTGCCTCAGGGATATGAAACAGAAGTCGGTGAACGTGGCGTTATGCTTTCGGGCGGCCAGAAACAACGTATTTCGATTGCCAGAGCGCTGTTGCTGAAAGCTGAAATTCTGATCCTGGATGATGCGCTATCTGCCGTCGATGGCCGCACGGAACATCAAATCCTGCAAAATCTGCGTCAGTGGGGCAGTGACAGAACGGTGATTATCAGCGCTCACCGGCTTTCTGCGTTGACCGAAGCCAGTGAGATTCTGGTATTCAGTCACGGAAGCATTTCACAGCGTGGCGATCATGACGAACTGGCTGCGAAGCCGGGCTGGTATCGCGATATGTTCCGCTATCAGCAGCTTGAAGCTGCGCTGGATGATGTGCCGGAAAAGGAGGCGGAATAA
- the glnK gene encoding P-II family nitrogen regulator, producing the protein MKLVTVVIKPFKLEDVREALSAVGIQGLTVTEVKGFGRQKGHAELYRGAEYSVNFLPKVKIDIAIADDQLDEVIDVISKAAYTGKIGDGKIFVAELQRVIRIRTGETDEAAL; encoded by the coding sequence ATGAAGCTGGTTACTGTGGTGATCAAACCTTTTAAGCTGGAAGACGTGCGTGAAGCGCTGTCTGCTGTTGGAATTCAGGGGCTGACCGTAACGGAAGTTAAAGGTTTTGGCCGTCAGAAAGGTCATGCCGAACTTTACCGTGGCGCGGAATACAGCGTGAACTTCCTTCCAAAAGTAAAAATCGACATTGCTATTGCTGACGATCAGCTCGATGAAGTGATCGACGTGATCAGCAAAGCGGCCTACACCGGCAAGATCGGTGATGGCAAAATTTTCGTTGCTGAATTGCAACGTGTTATCCGTATTCGTACTGGTGAAACCGACGAAGCAGCACTGTAA
- the queC gene encoding 7-cyano-7-deazaguanine synthase QueC: MKRAVVVFSGGQDSTTCLIQALKQYDEVHCVTFDYGQRHRAEIEIAQKLSVELGARAHKVLDVGLLNELAVSSLTRDNIPVPNFGDENNGGLPSTFVPGRNILFLTLAAIYAYQIQAEAVITGVCETDFSGYPDCRDEFVKALNTAVSLGLARDVRFETPLMWLNKAETWALADYYQQLDLVRHKTLTCYNGIAGDGCGECAACHLRANGLQQFQQDKTGVMNSLKQKTGLR; the protein is encoded by the coding sequence ATGAAAAGAGCAGTGGTAGTTTTTAGCGGCGGACAAGATTCAACAACCTGTCTGATTCAGGCTCTGAAGCAATATGACGAAGTCCACTGCGTCACGTTCGATTATGGTCAGCGCCATCGTGCTGAAATTGAAATCGCACAGAAATTATCAGTGGAACTTGGCGCCCGTGCGCACAAGGTTCTGGATGTTGGTTTGTTAAATGAACTGGCCGTCAGCAGCCTGACCCGCGATAACATTCCGGTACCTAACTTTGGGGATGAAAATAACGGCGGCCTGCCAAGCACTTTCGTTCCAGGTCGTAATATTTTATTCCTGACACTGGCAGCAATTTATGCTTATCAGATCCAGGCTGAAGCGGTGATCACCGGAGTTTGTGAAACCGACTTCTCAGGTTATCCGGATTGCCGTGATGAGTTCGTGAAGGCGCTGAACACGGCCGTTTCGCTCGGTCTGGCACGCGATGTCCGTTTTGAAACGCCGCTGATGTGGCTGAATAAAGCGGAAACCTGGGCGCTGGCTGATTATTATCAGCAGCTGGATCTGGTCCGCCATAAAACGCTGACCTGTTATAACGGCATTGCCGGTGATGGCTGTGGCGAATGTGCGGCCTGTCATTTGCGCGCCAATGGTTTGCAGCAATTCCAGCAGGATAAAACGGGCGTGATGAACAGCCTGAAGCAGAAAACCGGTCTGCGCTGA